The following are from one region of the Anomaloglossus baeobatrachus isolate aAnoBae1 chromosome 1, aAnoBae1.hap1, whole genome shotgun sequence genome:
- the TSSK2 gene encoding testis-specific serine/threonine-protein kinase 2, which translates to MDDFEVLKRRGYKIGISLGQGSYAKVKAAFSIELNNTVAVKIIDRKKAPPDFLQKFLPREMEILPIMNHHCIVKTYEIFETSMGKVYIVMELGAQGDLLEFIKKRGPMPEDVARKLFHQLATAIKYCHDLNIVHRDLKCENILLDTQFNIKLSDFGFARQLEDYNKSVLSKTFCGSAAYAAPEVLQGIPYEPKVYDIWSLGVILFIMVSGSMPYDDSNIKKMLRVQKKQQIDFPRSRYFSSECKDIIYRMLEPDVKQRHTIDEILNHKWLKPISKAKDSDNTPRSKRDVKLEDQTTVSKQESENPDKAVVTDL; encoded by the coding sequence ATGGATGACTTTGAAGTACTGAAAAGGAGAGGATACAAAATTGGCAtcagtttaggtcagggctcatatgcAAAAGTCAAGGCAGCATTCTCCATAGAACTGAACAATACTGTTGCTGTGAAGATCATTGATCGTAAAAAAGCCCCACCAGATTTTTTGCAGAAGTTCCTTCCTCGTGAAATGGAAATCCTACCTATTATGAATCATCATTGTATTGTAAAGACATATGAAATCTTTGAGACTTCCATGGGCAAGGTCTACATTGTAATGGAGCTGGGTGCCCAAGGTGATTTGTTGGAATTCATCAAGAAGAGAGGACCAATGCCAGAAGATGTGGCACGCAAACTCTTTCATCAACTTGCCACAGCTATAAAATACTGCCATGATTTAAATATCGTCCACAGAGATCTGAAGTGTGAAAATATTCTATTGGATACACAGTTCAATATTAAACTCTCAGACTTTGGCTTTGCAAGACAATTAGAGGATTACAACAAGTCGGTGCTCAGCAAAACATTTTGTGGATCAGCAGCTTATGCTGCGCCAGAGGTCCTGCAAGGAATACCATATGAGCCCAAGGTCTATGATATCTGGAGCCTTGGTGTGATACTGTTTATAATGGTCTCTGGCTCGATGCCCTATGATGATTCCAACATAAAGAAGATGTTACGCGTACAAAAGAAACAACAAATTGATTTCCCAAGATCTAGATATTTTTCAAGTGAATGTAAAGACATCATTTACCGAATGCTTGAGCCAGATGTAAAGCAACGTCATaccattgatgaaattttgaaccATAAATGGCTGAAACCCATCTCAAAAGCTAAAGATTCAGACAAtacaccacgaagtaaaagggatgTGAAGCTTGAGGACCAGACTACTGTTTCCAAGCAAGAATCCGAAAACCCAGATAAAGCTGTGGTGACAGATCTTTGA